A single genomic interval of Halalkalibaculum roseum harbors:
- a CDS encoding 6-pyruvoyl trahydropterin synthase family protein codes for MILVNRKAHFNAAHRLHNPDKSDEWNEKRYGKCNHENWHGHNYNMVVTVAGEPDEDTGYVIDLSELKAIINDRIIEKCDHKNLNLDVDFLEGIIPSTENLVKAFFKELEEPIKDASSENGFLYSVTLEETERNSAEYCPYLLERKLPV; via the coding sequence TTGATTCTAGTAAACAGAAAAGCACATTTCAACGCCGCTCACAGGTTGCATAATCCGGATAAATCGGATGAATGGAACGAGAAAAGGTATGGAAAGTGCAACCATGAAAACTGGCACGGCCATAACTATAACATGGTGGTAACGGTTGCGGGTGAGCCGGATGAGGATACCGGTTATGTCATTGATCTGTCTGAATTAAAAGCGATTATTAACGACAGGATCATTGAGAAATGCGATCACAAAAATTTGAATTTGGATGTGGATTTTCTGGAGGGGATCATTCCATCAACCGAAAATCTGGTTAAGGCTTTTTTTAAAGAATTAGAAGAGCCGATAAAGGATGCAAGCTCTGAGAACGGGTTTCTCTATTCGGTGACCCTCGAAGAGACCGAACGAAATTCGGCAGAATATTGTCCATATCTTTTGGAAAGAAAACTTCCTGTCTAA
- the folE2 gene encoding GTP cyclohydrolase FolE2: MISTTLKRYYDPTFTVSQDYKASMPDLQNGPASLIEGANVPIQQVGISNFKLPLKYPRPDGEIITLETSVDGYVGLDMDKKGINMSRIMRTFYKYKDEVFHPDKLEEILQAYKDDLHSNSGYLRLSFNYPILKESLRSDLEGYQYYNVSYEATLDDEGNFKKFVHMDFEYSSACPCSYELSEHAKESRGIDAIPHSQRSVANLTVELEDELFVEDMVQLCRDALMTETQVMVKREDEQAFAEMNAAFQKFVEDAARLLYDELDDDDRIQDFVIRCVHMESLHSHDAVSRICKGVPNGLR, from the coding sequence ATGATTTCCACAACATTGAAGCGCTATTACGATCCTACTTTTACGGTCTCTCAGGATTACAAGGCAAGCATGCCAGACCTGCAGAACGGACCTGCATCGCTGATTGAAGGTGCCAACGTACCCATTCAGCAAGTAGGTATCTCCAATTTTAAATTGCCTCTAAAATACCCTCGACCTGACGGCGAGATCATTACACTGGAGACTTCAGTTGACGGTTATGTAGGCCTGGATATGGATAAGAAGGGTATCAACATGAGCCGTATCATGCGTACGTTCTACAAGTACAAGGATGAGGTATTTCACCCAGACAAGCTGGAAGAAATTTTGCAGGCTTACAAGGATGATCTGCACTCAAACTCCGGCTATCTGAGGCTCAGTTTTAATTATCCTATCCTCAAGGAAAGTCTCCGCTCAGATCTGGAAGGATACCAGTACTACAATGTTTCCTATGAAGCCACGTTGGATGATGAAGGAAACTTTAAAAAGTTTGTACATATGGACTTTGAATACAGCAGTGCGTGCCCCTGCTCGTATGAGCTATCAGAACATGCCAAAGAGAGCCGCGGTATTGATGCCATCCCACATAGCCAGCGCAGTGTTGCCAACCTGACGGTTGAGCTGGAAGACGAGCTCTTTGTAGAAGATATGGTTCAGCTCTGCCGTGATGCCCTGATGACTGAAACACAGGTTATGGTGAAGCGTGAGGATGAACAGGCTTTTGCCGAGATGAATGCTGCTTTTCAAAAGTTTGTGGAAGATGCCGCTCGCCTATTGTACGATGAGCTGGATGACGATGATCGCATTCAGGACTTTGTGATTCGCTGCGTTCACATGGAAAGTCTCCACAGCCATGACGCGGTCAGTAGAATTTGTAAAGGAGTACCGAACGGACTTCGTTAA